From a region of the Streptomyces tirandamycinicus genome:
- the hisC gene encoding histidinol-phosphate transaminase, translated as MSETSPKLRAELDGIPTYKPGKPAAAGGPVAFKLSSNENPYPPLPGVMETAVAAAGEFNRYPDMACTGLMNELADRFGVPVSHLATGTGSVGVAQQLLQITSGPGDEVVYPWRSFEAYPIITRISGATSVPVALTSEDVHDLDAMADAVTDRTRLIFVCNPNNPTGTVVHREELERFLDRVPSDVLVVLDEAYREFIRDPEVPDGLEIYRSRPNVAVLRTFSKAYGLAGLRVGFAVAHEPVAAALRKTAVPFGVSQVAQDAAVASLRAEDELIGRVGALVAERTRVYEGLRKQGWTVPPTQANFVWLRLGERSAEFAAACEAAGVVVRPFPGEGVRVTIGESEANDIFLHAAEAFRKGM; from the coding sequence GTGAGCGAGACGAGCCCCAAGCTGCGCGCCGAGCTGGACGGCATCCCCACATACAAGCCGGGCAAGCCCGCCGCTGCCGGCGGGCCGGTCGCCTTCAAGCTGTCCTCCAACGAGAACCCCTATCCGCCGCTGCCCGGGGTGATGGAGACCGCCGTCGCCGCCGCGGGTGAGTTCAACCGGTACCCGGACATGGCCTGCACCGGGTTGATGAACGAACTCGCCGACCGCTTCGGGGTGCCGGTGTCGCACCTGGCGACGGGCACCGGCTCGGTGGGGGTCGCCCAGCAACTGCTGCAGATCACGTCGGGCCCCGGTGACGAGGTCGTCTACCCGTGGCGCTCCTTCGAGGCGTACCCGATCATCACCCGGATCAGCGGTGCGACCTCGGTTCCCGTGGCGCTGACCTCCGAGGACGTACACGACCTCGACGCGATGGCGGACGCCGTCACCGACCGCACCAGGCTGATCTTCGTCTGCAACCCGAACAACCCCACGGGCACGGTGGTGCACCGGGAGGAACTGGAGCGGTTCCTCGACCGGGTCCCCTCCGATGTGCTGGTGGTCCTGGACGAGGCGTACCGCGAGTTCATCCGGGACCCCGAGGTGCCGGACGGCCTGGAGATCTACCGCTCCCGCCCGAACGTCGCGGTGCTGCGCACCTTCTCCAAGGCCTACGGCCTGGCCGGGCTGCGGGTCGGCTTCGCCGTCGCCCACGAGCCCGTGGCGGCCGCGCTGCGCAAGACGGCCGTTCCGTTCGGCGTCAGCCAGGTCGCCCAGGACGCGGCGGTGGCGTCGCTGCGGGCGGAGGACGAACTGATCGGCAGGGTCGGCGCTCTGGTCGCGGAACGGACGCGGGTGTACGAGGGGCTGCGGAAGCAGGGCTGGACGGTGCCGCCGACCCAGGCGAACTTCGTCTGGCTGCGGCTGGGGGAGCGGTCGGCCGAGTTCGCGGCCGCCTGCGAGGCGGCCGGTGTGGTGGTGCGGCCGTTCCCGGGCGAGGGCGTGCGGGTCACCATCGGCGAGTCCGAGGCGAACGACATCTTCCTGCACGCGGCCGAGGCGTTCCGCAAGGGCATGTAG
- a CDS encoding LacI family DNA-binding transcriptional regulator → MTAAGKHQVSRTETSRRGSRQGRAGIRDVAAAAGVSITTVSDALNGKGRLPDATRRHVREVADRLGYRPSAAARTLRTGKSGLIGLTVTTYGDEPFTFTEFAYFAEMARAATSAALARGYALVILPATSRHDVWSNVALDGTVVIDPSDHDPVVTELVRQGLPVVSDGRPAGTLPVTAWVDNDHEAAVLDLLDHLAAGGARRIGLLTGTTTDTYTRLSTTAYLAWCERVGQDPVYEAYPAHDPCAGAVAADRLLARPDRPDAVYGLFDPNGTDLLAAARRYGLRVPDDLLLVCCSESTVYANTDPSITTLSLKPRRIGTAVVQLLIDAIEGVDGGRPVEQVIPTELIVRTSSQRRSPRTTVSAPRSPSQD, encoded by the coding sequence ATGACAGCAGCAGGGAAGCACCAGGTGAGCCGGACGGAGACATCACGCCGGGGCAGCCGGCAAGGCCGGGCGGGCATCCGGGACGTAGCAGCCGCGGCCGGTGTCTCCATCACGACTGTCTCGGACGCACTGAACGGAAAGGGCCGGCTCCCGGACGCCACCCGCCGCCATGTCCGCGAGGTCGCCGACCGGCTGGGCTACCGCCCCTCGGCCGCGGCCCGCACGCTCCGTACCGGCAAGTCCGGCCTCATCGGCCTCACGGTCACCACGTACGGGGACGAACCCTTCACCTTCACGGAGTTCGCGTACTTCGCGGAGATGGCGCGAGCCGCCACCTCCGCCGCGCTCGCCCGCGGGTACGCGCTGGTCATCCTCCCCGCCACCTCACGCCACGACGTCTGGTCCAATGTCGCCCTCGACGGAACCGTCGTGATCGACCCGTCGGACCACGACCCCGTGGTGACGGAGCTCGTCCGCCAGGGCCTGCCCGTCGTCTCCGACGGCCGCCCCGCGGGCACCCTCCCCGTCACCGCCTGGGTCGACAACGACCACGAGGCCGCCGTACTCGACCTGCTCGACCATCTGGCGGCCGGCGGCGCACGCCGGATCGGCCTGCTCACCGGCACCACCACGGACACCTACACCCGGCTCTCCACCACGGCCTATCTCGCCTGGTGCGAACGCGTCGGCCAGGATCCGGTCTACGAGGCGTACCCCGCCCACGACCCGTGCGCCGGCGCGGTCGCCGCCGACCGGCTGCTGGCGCGCCCGGACCGGCCCGACGCCGTGTACGGGCTCTTCGACCCCAACGGCACGGACCTGCTGGCCGCGGCCCGCCGGTACGGACTGCGCGTTCCCGACGATCTGCTGCTGGTCTGCTGCAGCGAGTCCACCGTGTACGCCAACACGGACCCGTCGATCACCACACTCTCGCTCAAGCCGCGTCGCATCGGCACGGCCGTGGTCCAGCTGCTGATCGACGCCATCGAGGGAGTGGACGGCGGCCGCCCGGTCGAGCAGGTGATACCGACCGAACTCATCGTCCGGACGTCGTCACAGCGGCGCTCTCCCCGTACGACGGTGAGCGCCCCACGGTCCCCCTCTCAGGACTAG
- a CDS encoding metallophosphoesterase, with protein sequence MVEGSMTQGAGQEPTVRTATLRDFRVPPYAQVPVQSQNSAQEYALAHPEDSVPRAIPPRTGESAPQAVPASGPDAPDRADPAAETADGGHQAAPDRAEGSVPQAPAVHPGDGVPDDEPPEGYTPTERDLPVINRGDTVQVAVAPARQPAPEGLGPLYVVGDVHGYLDELVAALTAQGLVDAEGHWSAGNTRLWFLGDFTDRGPDGIGVIDLVMRLSAEAAAAGGYCKALMGNHELLLIGAKRFGDTPVNSGAGTATFQAAWLLNGGQKSDMDRLQDVHLQWMSRLDAVVEEDGHLLMHSDTTAYLDYGTTIEDVNDKVHEIINRNDADECWDLFRKFTKRFAFRDDNGPQAVRELLATYGGGRVVHGHSPIPYLLGEVGAEDVDGDGNSEPLVEGPHVYADGLAVAMDGGVTMAGKLLVAQLPLQA encoded by the coding sequence GTGGTGGAGGGGTCGATGACTCAGGGGGCCGGTCAGGAACCCACGGTGCGTACGGCGACGTTGCGCGACTTCCGTGTCCCGCCGTACGCACAGGTTCCGGTGCAGTCGCAGAACTCCGCCCAGGAGTACGCGCTCGCGCACCCCGAGGACTCAGTCCCCCGGGCGATTCCCCCCCGGACGGGAGAGTCCGCCCCGCAAGCGGTGCCCGCCTCCGGGCCGGACGCACCGGACCGGGCGGACCCGGCAGCCGAGACGGCGGACGGCGGCCACCAGGCGGCCCCGGACCGAGCCGAGGGCTCCGTCCCGCAGGCGCCGGCGGTCCACCCCGGCGACGGCGTGCCGGACGACGAGCCACCCGAGGGCTACACCCCCACCGAGCGCGACCTGCCGGTGATCAACCGCGGCGACACCGTCCAGGTGGCCGTCGCCCCCGCCCGGCAGCCCGCCCCCGAGGGCCTCGGCCCGCTCTATGTGGTGGGGGACGTCCACGGCTATCTGGACGAACTCGTCGCCGCGCTCACCGCCCAGGGGCTCGTCGACGCCGAAGGCCACTGGTCCGCGGGCAACACCCGGCTGTGGTTCCTGGGCGACTTCACCGACCGCGGCCCGGACGGCATCGGCGTCATCGACCTCGTCATGCGGCTCTCGGCCGAGGCCGCGGCGGCCGGCGGCTACTGCAAGGCCCTGATGGGCAATCACGAACTGCTGCTCATCGGCGCCAAGCGTTTTGGGGACACGCCCGTCAACTCGGGCGCGGGCACCGCCACCTTCCAGGCGGCATGGCTCCTCAACGGCGGCCAGAAGAGCGACATGGACCGCCTCCAGGACGTCCATCTGCAGTGGATGTCCCGGCTCGACGCGGTGGTGGAGGAGGACGGGCATCTGCTGATGCACTCCGACACGACCGCCTACCTCGACTACGGCACCACGATCGAGGACGTCAACGACAAGGTCCACGAGATCATCAACCGCAACGACGCGGACGAGTGCTGGGACCTCTTCCGCAAGTTCACCAAGCGCTTCGCCTTCCGGGACGACAACGGCCCCCAGGCCGTGCGGGAACTGCTCGCCACCTACGGTGGCGGCCGGGTGGTCCACGGCCACAGCCCCATCCCCTACCTGCTGGGCGAGGTCGGAGCCGAGGACGTGGACGGGGACGGCAACTCGGAGCCGCTGGTGGAAGGCCCGCACGTGTACGCGGACGGACTCGCCGTCGCCATGGACGGTGGAGTGACCATGGCCGGAAAGCTGCTGGTCGCCCAACTGCCACTGCAGGCTTGA
- the thiC gene encoding phosphomethylpyrimidine synthase ThiC, which translates to MTTSDTRTPASGPSGAGKSTGWHKGYVEGSRPDIRVPVRRVHLTNGKDVTLYDTSGPYTDPHAETDVRRGLPPLRENWIIGRADTEEYAGRPVRPEDDGIRHTSPRGGLRNLDAVFPGRPRQPRRGRGGQAVTQLAYARRGEITPEMEFVAIRENVSPEVVREEIAAGRAVLPANVNHPETEPMIIGKRFLVKVNANIGNSAVTSSIEEEVEKMTWATRWGADTVMDLSTGRNIHTTREWVLRNSPVPIGTVPLYQALEKVDGRAEELTWEIYKDTVIEQAEQGVDYMTVHAGVLLRYVPLTARRKTGIVSRGGSIMAAWCLAHHKESFLYENFEELCEILAAYDVTYSLGDGLRPGSIADANDEAQFAELRTLGELNSIAKRHNVQTMIEGPGHVPMHKIKENIDLQQEICEEAPFYTLGPLTTDVAPAYDHITSGIGAAMIAWWGTAMLCYVTPKEHLGLPNRDDVKTGVITYKIAAHAADLAKGHPGAQEWDDALSDARFEFRWEDQFNLALDPDTAREFHDETLPAEPAKTAHFCSMCGPKFCSMKISRSITEQFGGDEPAASDQEIAEGMLQKSREFAASGSRVYLPLAD; encoded by the coding sequence ATGACCACATCGGACACACGCACGCCTGCCTCCGGACCGTCCGGGGCGGGGAAGTCCACGGGCTGGCACAAGGGATACGTCGAGGGCTCACGCCCCGACATCCGGGTGCCGGTCCGCAGGGTGCACCTCACCAACGGCAAGGACGTGACGCTGTACGACACGTCCGGCCCGTACACCGATCCGCACGCCGAGACGGATGTGCGCCGCGGACTGCCGCCGCTGCGCGAGAACTGGATCATCGGACGGGCGGACACCGAGGAGTACGCCGGCCGTCCGGTGCGGCCCGAGGACGACGGGATCAGGCACACCTCCCCGCGCGGTGGCCTGCGCAACCTCGACGCGGTCTTCCCGGGCCGCCCGCGCCAGCCCCGCCGGGGACGCGGAGGGCAGGCGGTGACCCAGCTCGCCTACGCCCGGCGCGGCGAGATCACGCCGGAGATGGAGTTCGTGGCGATCAGGGAGAACGTCTCCCCCGAGGTCGTCCGCGAGGAGATCGCCGCGGGCCGGGCCGTCCTGCCCGCCAACGTGAACCACCCCGAGACCGAGCCGATGATCATCGGCAAGCGGTTCCTGGTGAAGGTCAACGCCAACATCGGCAACTCCGCGGTGACCTCATCGATCGAGGAGGAGGTGGAGAAGATGACCTGGGCGACCCGATGGGGTGCGGACACGGTCATGGACCTCTCCACCGGCCGCAACATCCACACCACGCGTGAGTGGGTGCTGCGCAACTCCCCCGTGCCGATCGGCACCGTTCCGCTCTACCAGGCACTCGAGAAGGTCGACGGCCGGGCCGAGGAGCTGACCTGGGAGATCTACAAGGACACCGTGATCGAGCAGGCGGAGCAGGGCGTCGACTACATGACGGTCCACGCCGGCGTGCTGCTCCGGTACGTGCCGCTCACCGCCCGCCGCAAGACCGGCATCGTCTCCCGCGGCGGATCGATCATGGCCGCCTGGTGCCTCGCGCACCACAAGGAGTCGTTCCTGTACGAGAACTTCGAGGAGCTCTGCGAGATCCTCGCCGCGTACGACGTCACCTACTCGCTCGGCGACGGACTGCGGCCGGGCTCCATCGCCGACGCCAACGACGAGGCGCAGTTCGCCGAGTTGAGGACGCTCGGGGAACTCAACTCGATCGCCAAGCGCCACAACGTGCAGACCATGATCGAGGGCCCGGGGCACGTCCCGATGCACAAGATCAAGGAGAACATCGACCTCCAGCAGGAGATCTGCGAGGAGGCCCCGTTCTACACGCTCGGCCCCCTGACGACCGATGTGGCGCCCGCCTACGACCACATCACCTCCGGCATCGGCGCCGCGATGATCGCCTGGTGGGGCACGGCCATGCTCTGCTACGTCACGCCCAAGGAGCACCTGGGCCTGCCGAACCGGGACGACGTCAAGACGGGCGTCATCACCTACAAGATCGCGGCACACGCCGCGGACCTCGCCAAGGGGCACCCGGGCGCGCAGGAGTGGGACGACGCGCTCTCGGACGCGCGCTTCGAGTTCCGTTGGGAGGACCAGTTCAACCTCGCCCTGGACCCCGACACGGCACGGGAGTTCCACGACGAGACGCTGCCGGCCGAGCCGGCGAAGACCGCGCACTTCTGCTCCATGTGCGGTCCGAAGTTCTGCTCCATGAAGATCAGCAGAAGCATCACGGAGCAGTTCGGCGGCGACGAGCCGGCGGCCTCGGACCAGGAGATCGCCGAGGGCATGCTCCAGAAGTCCAGGGAGTTCGCCGCCTCGGGCAGCCGGGTGTACCTCCCGCTGGCGGACTGA
- a CDS encoding YibE/F family protein: protein MTSSQQTPEPDARAGGPPHSGGHSHAHAHAHAHGPAAPVSRHLRRVIAAVLIPFAAAVVVGLVALWPGGAPEHERTGVGFDRQTEQARVVRVQEVDCSEVNAGQVPPTGDTSTPEGREAVNSRQGTCKKATVEITSGKDKGRTFVEIVQPDASRQLAQGQGVVVAYAPDAPPDLQYSVSDVDRDFPMMLLAGIFALVVVLVGRLRGVMALIALVLSFAVLTLFILPAILQGSNPLIVAVVGASAIMLMALYLCHGLNARTSVAVLGTLISLLLIGLLGSVFIGWASLTGNTDDNTGLIHGLYPSIDMSGLLLAGVIIGSLGVLDDVTVTQTSAVWELHQADPAMGPRGLYKAGIRIGRDHIASVVNTLVLAYAGAALPLLLLFSIAQSGVGMVATSELVAEEIVRTLIGSIGLVASVPVTTALAALVVSADRPGGTVTGVAVGAVRSRGRRRRAK, encoded by the coding sequence GTGACTTCCTCCCAGCAGACGCCGGAACCGGACGCCCGCGCGGGCGGTCCGCCGCACTCCGGCGGCCACAGCCATGCCCATGCCCACGCTCATGCCCACGGGCCGGCCGCCCCCGTCTCACGGCATCTGAGGCGGGTCATCGCCGCGGTGCTCATCCCGTTCGCGGCCGCGGTGGTGGTCGGCCTCGTCGCCCTCTGGCCGGGCGGTGCACCGGAGCACGAACGCACGGGTGTCGGTTTCGACCGGCAGACCGAACAGGCCCGGGTGGTCCGGGTGCAGGAGGTCGACTGCTCCGAGGTGAACGCCGGTCAGGTGCCGCCGACGGGGGACACCTCGACCCCTGAGGGACGCGAGGCGGTCAACTCCCGGCAGGGGACGTGCAAGAAGGCGACCGTGGAGATCACGTCCGGAAAGGACAAGGGCCGTACGTTCGTCGAGATCGTCCAGCCCGACGCCTCCCGCCAGCTCGCGCAGGGCCAGGGCGTGGTGGTGGCGTACGCGCCCGACGCGCCGCCCGATCTCCAGTACTCGGTGAGCGATGTGGACCGGGACTTCCCGATGATGCTGCTCGCCGGGATCTTCGCCCTCGTGGTCGTACTGGTCGGACGGTTGCGCGGGGTGATGGCGCTGATCGCCCTGGTCCTGAGTTTCGCCGTGCTGACCCTGTTCATCCTCCCGGCGATCCTGCAGGGCTCGAATCCGCTGATCGTGGCCGTGGTCGGGGCCAGCGCGATCATGCTGATGGCGCTGTACCTCTGCCATGGTCTGAACGCCCGCACGTCGGTCGCGGTCCTCGGGACGCTGATCTCGCTGCTGCTGATCGGGCTGCTCGGCTCGGTGTTCATCGGCTGGGCGTCCCTGACCGGCAACACCGACGACAACACCGGCCTGATCCACGGTCTGTACCCGAGCATCGACATGTCCGGCCTGCTGCTGGCGGGGGTCATCATCGGCTCGCTCGGCGTGCTCGACGACGTCACGGTGACCCAGACCTCGGCGGTCTGGGAGCTGCACCAGGCGGACCCGGCGATGGGGCCGCGCGGCCTCTACAAGGCGGGCATCCGGATCGGCCGCGACCATATCGCCTCGGTGGTCAACACGCTCGTACTGGCCTATGCGGGCGCCGCGTTGCCGCTGCTCCTGCTGTTCTCGATCGCGCAGTCCGGGGTGGGCATGGTGGCGACCAGCGAGCTGGTGGCGGAGGAGATCGTCCGGACGCTCATCGGCTCGATCGGCCTGGTGGCCTCGGTGCCGGTGACGACGGCGCTGGCCGCGCTCGTCGTCTCGGCCGACCGGCCCGGCGGCACCGTGACCGGTGTGGCCGTCGGAGCGGTGCGCAGCAGGGGGCGCCGGCGGCGGGCGAAGTAG
- a CDS encoding SsgA family sporulation/cell division regulator, which yields MRESVQAEVLMSFLVSEDLSFRIPVELTYETRDPYAVRMTFHLPGDAPVTWAFGRELLLDGINGPSGDGDVHIAPTDPEGLSDVHIRLQVGVDRALFRAGVAPLVAFLDRTDKLVPLGQERTLGDFEDSLEAALGRILAEEAAG from the coding sequence ATGCGCGAGTCGGTTCAGGCAGAGGTCCTGATGAGCTTCCTGGTCTCCGAGGACCTCTCCTTCCGGATCCCGGTGGAGCTCACCTACGAGACGAGAGACCCCTATGCGGTGCGAATGACGTTCCACCTGCCCGGTGACGCCCCCGTGACCTGGGCGTTCGGCCGGGAGTTGCTGCTGGACGGGATCAACGGCCCCAGCGGCGACGGCGATGTGCACATCGCCCCGACCGACCCCGAGGGACTGTCCGACGTCCACATCCGGCTCCAGGTCGGCGTCGACCGGGCCCTGTTCCGGGCCGGCGTCGCGCCCCTGGTGGCCTTCCTCGACCGCACCGACAAGCTGGTGCCGCTGGGGCAGGAGCGTACCCTCGGCGACTTCGAGGACAGCCTGGAAGCCGCCCTGGGCCGCATCCTCGCCGAGGAGGCCGCCGGCTGA